One window from the genome of Bubalus kerabau isolate K-KA32 ecotype Philippines breed swamp buffalo chromosome 17, PCC_UOA_SB_1v2, whole genome shotgun sequence encodes:
- the LOC129630631 gene encoding protein FAM187B-like, with translation MLTILWMLSLFLPASCAQILVTCAYKSLCQQALLSGNDVVLRCDHLQAYWYFSSFQGEAPFLVSSLPNIKKLPGGSLQLNKPQPSQTGLYRCEDNNTALVVEYEIDFQDVTMLHITHKGLGQNPLQNQSLSLGREEIIFTHWEPWQDCNRCGVPGERKRLGYCYIQESLENPVPCWLYLGDEKLWSSRLQPEMQVEACLVPCNHSKEIIQPFFTFDISKLGQSTNNMQLTCPLASIYR, from the coding sequence ATGCTGACTATCTTGTGGATGCTTAGCCTTTTCCTCCCTGCTTCGTGTGCCCAGATATTAGTCACCTGTGCCTATAAGAGTCTCTGCCAGCAGGCCCTGCTCTCGGGCAATGATGTTGTCCTGCGGTGTGACCATCTCCAGGCGTACTGGTACTTTTCTTCCTTTCAGGGGGAAGCTCCCTTTTTGGTTTCCTCACTGCCCAacataaagaaactgcctggggGCAGCCTCCAACTGAACAAACCTCAGCCCTCCCAGACAGGCCTCTATCGCTGTGAGGACAACAACACAGCCCTTGTGGTAGAATATGAGATAGACTTCCAGGATGTCACCATGCTACATATTACCCACAAAGGACTAGGCCAAAACCCTCTGCAGAATCAGAGCCTGAGTCTGGGTAGAGAGGAGATCATCTTCACCCACTGGGAGCCCTGGCAGGACTGTAACCGCTGTGGGGTGCCAGGTGAACGCAAACGCCTGGGGTATTGCTACATCCAAGAGTCCCTGGAAAACCCAGTGCCCTGCTGGCTCTATCTGGGAGATGAGAAGCTGTGGTCCAGCCGCTTGCAGCCTGAGATGCAGGTGGAAGCCTGCCTTGTACCTTGCAACCATAGCAAGGAGATCATCCAGCCATTCTTCACCTTTGATATTTCCAAGCTGGGCCAGTCAACCAACAACATGCAGCTCACCTGCCCCTTGGCCTCCATCTACAGGTGA
- the LSR gene encoding lipolysis-stimulated lipoprotein receptor isoform X1 yields MRARRAQTAAMAPLARLFSSGLESCPGTLSWGAVVFVWLFLSSLCTAPTSAIQVTVSDPYHVVILFQPVTLPCTYQLTTTPTAPIVIWKYKSFCRDRIADAFSPASVDNQLNAQLAAGNPGYNPYVECQDSARTVRVVATKQGNAVTLGDYYQGRRITITGNADLTFDQTAWGDSGVYYCSVVSAQDLQGNNEAYAELIVLGRTSGVAELLPGFQAGPMEDWLFVVVVCLAAFLVILLLGICWCQCCPHTCCCYVRCPCCPEKCCCPEALYAAGKAATSGVPSIYAPSTYAHLSPAKTPPPPAMIPMGPLYNGYSGDFDRNSSVGGHSSRVPLLRDTDSSVTSEIRSGYRIQANQQDDSMRVLYYMEKELANFDPSRPGPPNGRVERAMSEVTSLHEDDWRSQPSRGPGLTPIRDEEWGHHSPRSSRRWEQEAPLERPGNSRGAGRPRARSVDALDDFTRPGSAESGRRSPPSSGRRGRAYAPPRSRSRDDLYDQDQDDSRHFPHSRDPHYDDFRSRDQPHADPRARYQRSRDPQDDGSRSRDPPYDGRLLEEALRKKGPAERRPYREEEEEEAYYPPAPPPYSETDSQASRERRLKKNLALSRESLVV; encoded by the exons ATGCGGGCGCGACGCGCCCAGACGGCCGCGATGGCGCCTTTGGCCCGCCTGTTCTCCAGTGGACTGGAGTCCTGCCCGGGTACCCTGAGCTGGGGAGCGGTGGTCTTCGTGTGGCTTTTTCTGAGCTCCTTGTGCACAG CCCCCACCAGCGCCATCCAGGTGACTGTGTCAGACCCCTACCACGTGGTGATCCTATTCCAACCCGTGACCCTGCCCTGCACCTACCAGTTGACCACGACCCCCACGGCGCCCATCGTGATCTGGAAGTACAAGTCTTTCTGCCGGGACCGCATCGCTGATGCCTTCTCTCCTGCCAGTGTTGATAACCAGCTCAACGCCCAGCTGGCGGCTGGTAACCCAGGCTACAACCCCTACGTGGAGTGCCAGGACAGCGCACGCACCGTCAGGGTTGTGGCCACCAAGCAGGGCAATGCCGTGACCCTGGGAGACTACTATCAGGGCCGAAGGATCACCATCACAGGAA ATGCTGACCTGACCTTCGACCAGACAGCTTGGGGGGACAGCGGTGTGTACTACTGCTCTGTGGTCTCAGCCCAGGACCTCCAGGGGAACAACGAGGCCTACGCAGAGCTCATCGTCCTGG GCAGGACCTCGGGGGTGGCCGAGCTCTTACCTGGTTTTCAGGCGGGGCCCATGGAAG ACTGGCTGTTTGTGGTCGTTGTCTGCTTGGCGGCCTTCCTCGTCATCCTCCTGTTGGGCATCTGCTGGTGTCAGTGCTGCCcccatacctgctgctgctacgtcaggTGCCCCTGCTGCCCGGAAAAGTGCTGCTGCCCCGAGGCCC TATATGCTGCAGGCAAAGCTGCCACTTCTGGCGTCCCAAGCATTTACGCCCCCAGCACCTACGCCCACCTCTCCCCTGCCAAGACCCCGCCCCCGCCAGCCATGATCCCCATGGGCCCTCTCTACAATGGGTACTCTGGAGACTTCGACAGGAATAGCTCAG TTGGCGGCCACAGCTCCCGGGTACCCCTGCTTCGTGACACAGACAGCAGCGTGACCTCTG AGATCCGCAGTGGCTACAGGATTCAGGCCAACCAGCAGGACGACTCCATGCGGGTCCTATACTACATGGAGAAGGAGCTGGCCAACTTCGACCCTTCTCGACCCGGGCCCCCCAATGGCCGTGTAGAACGAG CCATGAGTGAAGTCACCTCTCTCCACGAAGACGACTGGAGATCCCAGCCTTCACGGGGCCCTGGCCTCACCCCCATCAGGGATGAGGAATGGGGTCACCACTCCCCCCGGAGTTCCAGGCGGTGGGAGCAAGAGGCCCCCCTGGAGCGGCCAGGGAACAGCCGAGGTGCGGGGCGGCCCCGAGCCCGCTCTGTGGATGCTCTGGATGACTTTACCCGGCCGGGTTCTGCTGAATCAGGGAGGAGATCTCCCCCAAGCAGTGGGAGGAGAGGCCGGGCCTATGCACCGCCGCGAAGTCGCAGCCGCGATGACCTCTATGACCAAGACCAAGACGACTCCAGGCACTTTCCACACTCCCGGGATCCCCACTACGATGACTTCAGGTCTAGGGACCAACCTCATGCTGACCCTCGGGCCCGCTACCAGCGCTCCCGGGACCCTCAGGATGATGGCTCCAGATCCAGGGACCCCCCCTATGACGGGCGGCTACTAGAAGAGGCCTTGAGGAAAAAGGGGCCAGCGGAGAGGAGGCCTtacagggaggaagaggaagaagaggcctACTACCCTCCAGCGCCTCCCCCTTACTCTGAGACTGACTCCCAGGCTTCACGGGAGCGGAGGCTTAAGAAG aACTTGGCCCTGAGTCGGGAAAGTTTAGTCGTCTGA
- the LSR gene encoding lipolysis-stimulated lipoprotein receptor isoform X2: protein MRARRAQTAAMAPLARLFSSGLESCPGTLSWGAVVFVWLFLSSLCTAPTSAIQVTVSDPYHVVILFQPVTLPCTYQLTTTPTAPIVIWKYKSFCRDRIADAFSPASVDNQLNAQLAAGNPGYNPYVECQDSARTVRVVATKQGNAVTLGDYYQGRRITITGNADLTFDQTAWGDSGVYYCSVVSAQDLQGNNEAYAELIVLDWLFVVVVCLAAFLVILLLGICWCQCCPHTCCCYVRCPCCPEKCCCPEALYAAGKAATSGVPSIYAPSTYAHLSPAKTPPPPAMIPMGPLYNGYSGDFDRNSSVGGHSSRVPLLRDTDSSVTSEIRSGYRIQANQQDDSMRVLYYMEKELANFDPSRPGPPNGRVERAMSEVTSLHEDDWRSQPSRGPGLTPIRDEEWGHHSPRSSRRWEQEAPLERPGNSRGAGRPRARSVDALDDFTRPGSAESGRRSPPSSGRRGRAYAPPRSRSRDDLYDQDQDDSRHFPHSRDPHYDDFRSRDQPHADPRARYQRSRDPQDDGSRSRDPPYDGRLLEEALRKKGPAERRPYREEEEEEAYYPPAPPPYSETDSQASRERRLKKNLALSRESLVV from the exons ATGCGGGCGCGACGCGCCCAGACGGCCGCGATGGCGCCTTTGGCCCGCCTGTTCTCCAGTGGACTGGAGTCCTGCCCGGGTACCCTGAGCTGGGGAGCGGTGGTCTTCGTGTGGCTTTTTCTGAGCTCCTTGTGCACAG CCCCCACCAGCGCCATCCAGGTGACTGTGTCAGACCCCTACCACGTGGTGATCCTATTCCAACCCGTGACCCTGCCCTGCACCTACCAGTTGACCACGACCCCCACGGCGCCCATCGTGATCTGGAAGTACAAGTCTTTCTGCCGGGACCGCATCGCTGATGCCTTCTCTCCTGCCAGTGTTGATAACCAGCTCAACGCCCAGCTGGCGGCTGGTAACCCAGGCTACAACCCCTACGTGGAGTGCCAGGACAGCGCACGCACCGTCAGGGTTGTGGCCACCAAGCAGGGCAATGCCGTGACCCTGGGAGACTACTATCAGGGCCGAAGGATCACCATCACAGGAA ATGCTGACCTGACCTTCGACCAGACAGCTTGGGGGGACAGCGGTGTGTACTACTGCTCTGTGGTCTCAGCCCAGGACCTCCAGGGGAACAACGAGGCCTACGCAGAGCTCATCGTCCTGG ACTGGCTGTTTGTGGTCGTTGTCTGCTTGGCGGCCTTCCTCGTCATCCTCCTGTTGGGCATCTGCTGGTGTCAGTGCTGCCcccatacctgctgctgctacgtcaggTGCCCCTGCTGCCCGGAAAAGTGCTGCTGCCCCGAGGCCC TATATGCTGCAGGCAAAGCTGCCACTTCTGGCGTCCCAAGCATTTACGCCCCCAGCACCTACGCCCACCTCTCCCCTGCCAAGACCCCGCCCCCGCCAGCCATGATCCCCATGGGCCCTCTCTACAATGGGTACTCTGGAGACTTCGACAGGAATAGCTCAG TTGGCGGCCACAGCTCCCGGGTACCCCTGCTTCGTGACACAGACAGCAGCGTGACCTCTG AGATCCGCAGTGGCTACAGGATTCAGGCCAACCAGCAGGACGACTCCATGCGGGTCCTATACTACATGGAGAAGGAGCTGGCCAACTTCGACCCTTCTCGACCCGGGCCCCCCAATGGCCGTGTAGAACGAG CCATGAGTGAAGTCACCTCTCTCCACGAAGACGACTGGAGATCCCAGCCTTCACGGGGCCCTGGCCTCACCCCCATCAGGGATGAGGAATGGGGTCACCACTCCCCCCGGAGTTCCAGGCGGTGGGAGCAAGAGGCCCCCCTGGAGCGGCCAGGGAACAGCCGAGGTGCGGGGCGGCCCCGAGCCCGCTCTGTGGATGCTCTGGATGACTTTACCCGGCCGGGTTCTGCTGAATCAGGGAGGAGATCTCCCCCAAGCAGTGGGAGGAGAGGCCGGGCCTATGCACCGCCGCGAAGTCGCAGCCGCGATGACCTCTATGACCAAGACCAAGACGACTCCAGGCACTTTCCACACTCCCGGGATCCCCACTACGATGACTTCAGGTCTAGGGACCAACCTCATGCTGACCCTCGGGCCCGCTACCAGCGCTCCCGGGACCCTCAGGATGATGGCTCCAGATCCAGGGACCCCCCCTATGACGGGCGGCTACTAGAAGAGGCCTTGAGGAAAAAGGGGCCAGCGGAGAGGAGGCCTtacagggaggaagaggaagaagaggcctACTACCCTCCAGCGCCTCCCCCTTACTCTGAGACTGACTCCCAGGCTTCACGGGAGCGGAGGCTTAAGAAG aACTTGGCCCTGAGTCGGGAAAGTTTAGTCGTCTGA